Proteins co-encoded in one Armatimonadota bacterium genomic window:
- a CDS encoding restriction endonuclease subunit M: MLNVLDLFAGVGGLSAGFRKAGFRVTGVDVEPATKQIFEINNIGTALQVDLVSESVYTTFENTPVVIGGPPCRPWSSLNIMRRGDKHPDSGLLDIFFVHVLEIRPEIFFMENVPLLRNDERYRCAVEDMLKNGYTVDREVVCYSNFGAPVARHRLFTIGIRRSRSGASEFFLRLKMNQKEPATVGSAIGWLRDFQRGEYPDHVWPQLHTIGRYEKYYKTGKYGWYRLNYERPAPSFGNIMKTYILHPEAGQNSFPLRVISVREALCIMGFDRGFRLPEGLAMSKKYQMIADAVSPVVSLSCARIIREMLERDGS; this comes from the coding sequence ATGCTGAATGTCCTCGATTTATTCGCAGGCGTTGGTGGGCTATCCGCAGGTTTCAGAAAAGCTGGCTTCAGGGTCACGGGCGTCGACGTTGAGCCAGCTACGAAGCAGATATTCGAAATCAACAATATCGGCACTGCATTGCAGGTTGATCTGGTAAGTGAATCCGTCTACACAACTTTCGAAAATACCCCTGTAGTCATTGGAGGCCCTCCATGCCGCCCATGGTCGAGTCTGAATATAATGCGTCGTGGCGACAAACACCCAGACAGTGGCTTGCTGGATATCTTTTTTGTGCATGTCTTAGAGATCCGTCCTGAGATTTTCTTTATGGAAAATGTTCCCCTCTTGCGGAACGATGAAAGGTATCGTTGTGCGGTTGAGGACATGCTCAAGAACGGATATACGGTCGACCGTGAGGTGGTATGTTACAGCAATTTCGGCGCGCCTGTAGCAAGGCACCGTTTGTTTACCATAGGTATACGAAGGTCTCGGTCGGGGGCAAGCGAGTTCTTCCTGCGCCTTAAAATGAACCAGAAAGAGCCAGCAACTGTGGGTTCGGCAATAGGATGGCTGAGAGATTTTCAGCGTGGTGAATATCCAGACCACGTCTGGCCACAGCTTCACACCATCGGGCGTTATGAAAAGTACTACAAGACGGGTAAATACGGCTGGTACCGGTTGAATTATGAAAGACCTGCCCCTTCGTTTGGAAATATTATGAAGACCTATATCCTGCATCCAGAAGCAGGACAAAACAGCTTCCCATTGCGTGTAATATCTGTGCGTGAAGCCCTGTGTATCATGGGTTTTGACCGGGGGTTTCGCCTGCCAGAAGGTCTTGCCATGTCGAAAAAATACCAGATGATTGCAGATGCTGTCAGCCCGGTGGTATCATTGTCCTGTGCACGAATCATTCGGGAAATGCTGGAGCGTGATGGTTCTTGA
- a CDS encoding helicase, with the protein MREMFVTELVKDVLGPRGGMYETLLQSPVNEYITGVLAPQEEPERDIDATADLPAEGYTEDAEDESADMDILAPPLLSPLLDPQSRPHSIGLFFAVQAEGAPEIEVCITWARYSQSGSGEKWERKPRFSIQRLQFQCEAQELWIDAEGKLCQSNNMLAEVSLYARRRQLGDNTFIIILYLVNRMRAQNQGMEDEGKKRFFTECCVFQPQIRVTCLPGTNIISFITCPSADEEDKRLHFLYREYPVLARGYLCSAVWRKIDPEAKVENLNLDFPDAQKQPPFYWVDGDLLSEQDRQRFSPPDVRTEFVPLYAVQAPLLSWCSEYGPGPETSADKLAELWEPEQMERGLQPLVDGYKRWIGGLRAEAESLPLDEKRIANELIAESERVANRIQEGVNLLLKNDDVRLSFCFAMKAMAVQAQWPEGNGKKTLEWHPFQLAFILMCLESIANPQSAERNVCDLLWVPTGAGKTEAYLALAAFTMAYRRRRALKRESGDRTGAGVAVISRYTLRLLTIQQFRRTLKMVTACEYLRVYGLGKCGTVGWRPRTCNMTDNFIWGSSRFGAGLWVGGGVTPNRLRKTWGGKGYIYGAIDILNGNRGAGEPAQVLNCPACNTLLAFSDLSAGSHILYYVVSNLSSIPPSLPQPQQGAFQVTLLKVDPLSPGFNTLQVELSCKQKVTGDEVDEWWQQAVEKVLNQLKGRRAFARASRPGYFMRRYIGKQDTPVVYDFDIYCPNPNCPLHIPWLEGAPMGDYQAYHSEKLPLCKLPDGNLSIYAQEPFRLKGQPYYSDRVPIPAYTVDEQVYHRCPSIVIATVDKFARLAFEPRASALFGNVNHYHCIWGYYRPYAHPSQQDSQEHPSPTGSKNARNYISIPSLEPPDLILQDELHLIEGPLGGLVGIYETAVDFLCSEAENHSPKYIASTATVRRAQEQVKSVFNRSLQTFPPPGLTVKDSFFIRFAQEHPLQDRKPGRLYVGVCAPGRGPLTPVVRIWARLLHTANKCASAQIDPFWTLTGYFNAIRELGGARALYRQDIPQRLQDIATMEGVSVRQIDDAKVQELSSRTPSVHLPAVLETLNRQYPDASEALFTTSMFGTGVDIPRISLMVVHGQPKTTSAYIQSTGRVGRRTGALVVAFLRATRPRDLSHYEFFCGYHAQLHRFVEPISVSPFAPGVVLRAAGPIAVAVLRNQRFTSVKWYREDDAMEMSKERQSKEVQSLPVLLERRARAQPPYRQPSEGYVENQAGALLDKWHQVARQQKISLRYVEYAISSAPKHHVVLGDPQHQHHKDLQVVYENAPQSLRDIEETCGFET; encoded by the coding sequence ATGCGAGAGATGTTTGTCACTGAACTGGTGAAGGATGTACTTGGTCCGCGTGGAGGGATGTATGAAACCCTACTACAGAGTCCCGTGAACGAGTACATCACTGGCGTTCTGGCTCCACAGGAGGAGCCTGAGCGCGATATTGACGCGACAGCAGATCTACCTGCTGAAGGATACACCGAAGACGCAGAAGACGAGTCGGCGGATATGGACATCCTTGCACCTCCTCTTCTCTCGCCATTACTTGATCCGCAGAGTCGACCGCACTCTATTGGTTTGTTTTTTGCTGTTCAAGCAGAGGGAGCCCCAGAGATTGAAGTGTGCATCACTTGGGCACGTTACTCTCAGAGCGGTTCGGGCGAAAAGTGGGAGAGAAAACCCCGTTTTAGCATTCAGCGCCTCCAGTTTCAGTGTGAAGCTCAGGAGCTGTGGATTGACGCAGAAGGTAAACTGTGCCAGAGCAATAATATGCTGGCTGAAGTTTCGCTATACGCGCGCCGCAGACAACTGGGAGACAATACATTTATCATCATACTGTATCTCGTAAACAGAATGCGTGCTCAGAACCAAGGTATGGAGGACGAGGGAAAAAAGCGGTTCTTTACAGAATGCTGTGTTTTTCAACCTCAGATACGTGTCACGTGTTTGCCGGGCACAAACATCATTTCCTTTATCACCTGTCCCTCCGCTGACGAGGAGGATAAGCGACTTCATTTTCTGTATCGAGAGTATCCTGTTCTGGCGAGAGGGTATCTGTGTTCTGCTGTGTGGAGAAAAATTGACCCGGAGGCGAAGGTGGAGAACCTCAATCTGGATTTCCCCGACGCACAGAAACAACCGCCATTTTACTGGGTTGATGGAGATCTTCTGTCGGAACAGGACCGCCAGCGTTTCTCACCTCCCGATGTCAGAACGGAGTTTGTGCCGCTCTACGCTGTGCAGGCGCCGCTCCTGAGTTGGTGCAGTGAATACGGTCCGGGTCCAGAAACCAGTGCAGACAAACTCGCGGAACTATGGGAACCAGAGCAGATGGAAAGAGGGCTTCAACCCTTGGTTGATGGATACAAGCGGTGGATCGGAGGACTTCGTGCTGAGGCAGAATCGCTACCATTAGACGAGAAAAGGATTGCTAATGAGCTGATAGCCGAAAGTGAGCGAGTTGCGAACAGGATACAGGAGGGTGTTAATCTTCTGCTTAAGAACGATGATGTTCGGTTGTCTTTCTGTTTTGCGATGAAGGCAATGGCTGTACAGGCGCAATGGCCAGAAGGAAACGGTAAGAAAACACTGGAGTGGCATCCGTTTCAGCTCGCATTTATTCTGATGTGTCTGGAGTCTATCGCCAATCCTCAATCAGCGGAACGCAATGTGTGCGACCTGTTGTGGGTACCTACAGGAGCTGGTAAAACGGAGGCGTACCTTGCACTGGCAGCCTTCACCATGGCTTACCGCAGGCGCAGAGCTCTAAAGCGGGAGAGTGGTGACAGGACAGGCGCTGGTGTTGCCGTCATTTCGCGGTATACGCTTCGTCTGTTGACCATCCAGCAGTTCCGCCGCACGCTCAAGATGGTAACAGCCTGTGAATATCTCAGGGTATATGGTCTGGGCAAGTGTGGAACTGTCGGCTGGCGACCGCGAACGTGTAATATGACTGATAACTTCATCTGGGGGTCTTCCCGTTTCGGTGCAGGATTATGGGTCGGAGGTGGTGTTACTCCCAATCGTCTACGTAAGACATGGGGAGGTAAAGGATACATTTATGGAGCAATTGACATATTAAATGGCAACAGAGGAGCAGGAGAACCGGCTCAGGTCTTGAACTGCCCAGCCTGTAATACTCTGCTGGCGTTTTCTGATCTCTCAGCAGGATCACATATACTCTACTATGTTGTCAGCAATCTGTCTTCCATTCCGCCAAGCTTGCCGCAGCCTCAGCAAGGTGCCTTTCAGGTAACCCTTCTGAAAGTGGATCCTCTATCTCCGGGTTTTAATACCTTGCAGGTTGAACTATCGTGTAAACAAAAAGTGACTGGGGATGAGGTCGACGAGTGGTGGCAACAGGCTGTGGAAAAGGTTCTCAACCAGTTAAAAGGCAGAAGAGCCTTTGCACGTGCCTCTCGCCCCGGTTACTTCATGCGCAGATACATCGGGAAACAGGATACTCCCGTCGTCTACGACTTTGATATCTACTGTCCCAATCCAAACTGCCCACTTCACATACCTTGGCTCGAAGGAGCTCCGATGGGAGATTATCAGGCGTACCACAGTGAGAAGCTACCACTTTGTAAACTTCCTGATGGTAATCTGAGCATCTATGCGCAGGAACCCTTCAGGCTCAAAGGGCAGCCTTACTATTCCGATAGAGTACCCATCCCTGCTTACACTGTGGACGAGCAGGTATATCATCGCTGTCCTTCCATCGTGATAGCAACTGTGGACAAATTTGCTCGCCTCGCTTTCGAACCCCGTGCTTCGGCGTTATTTGGCAATGTAAACCACTATCACTGTATTTGGGGATATTATCGTCCATATGCACATCCTTCGCAGCAGGATAGTCAGGAACACCCCAGCCCCACCGGTAGCAAAAATGCACGTAATTATATTTCTATTCCATCACTCGAACCCCCAGACCTCATTCTACAGGATGAGCTTCACCTCATTGAGGGACCTCTGGGAGGGCTCGTGGGTATTTATGAAACTGCGGTAGACTTCCTGTGTTCTGAGGCGGAAAACCATTCGCCAAAGTATATTGCCTCCACAGCTACAGTCAGGCGAGCCCAAGAACAGGTGAAGTCTGTTTTCAACCGCTCGTTGCAAACCTTTCCCCCACCCGGGTTGACCGTGAAGGATAGCTTCTTTATCCGTTTCGCTCAGGAGCACCCACTTCAGGATAGAAAGCCGGGGCGCTTGTACGTTGGGGTCTGCGCGCCCGGCAGGGGGCCGTTGACTCCTGTTGTACGCATCTGGGCACGCCTGTTGCATACGGCAAACAAGTGTGCTTCTGCGCAAATAGACCCATTCTGGACGCTGACTGGATACTTTAACGCAATTCGTGAGCTGGGTGGTGCCCGCGCTCTGTATCGACAGGATATACCCCAGCGCTTGCAGGACATAGCAACCATGGAAGGAGTGTCGGTGAGGCAGATAGATGATGCAAAGGTTCAGGAGCTTTCCAGCCGTACTCCGTCTGTTCATCTGCCGGCGGTGCTGGAAACGCTCAACAGGCAGTATCCTGATGCATCAGAGGCGCTGTTTACCACTTCGATGTTTGGCACTGGTGTGGATATCCCCCGCATCAGTCTGATGGTCGTTCACGGGCAACCGAAGACAACATCTGCGTACATCCAGTCCACAGGACGTGTAGGGAGGCGTACAGGTGCTCTGGTGGTCGCTTTCCTGAGAGCAACCCGTCCCAGAGACCTAAGCCACTATGAGTTCTTCTGTGGTTACCACGCCCAGCTGCACCGGTTTGTAGAGCCGATATCGGTGAGCCCCTTTGCTCCGGGAGTTGTCCTGCGTGCGGCGGGGCCAATTGCTGTAGCGGTGCTGAGAAATCAGCGGTTCACCAGTGTTAAATGGTATCGTGAGGATGACGCTATGGAGATGAGCAAAGAGAGACAAAGTAAGGAGGTACAGTCCTTACCTGTTCTGCTTGAACGGCGCGCCCGGGCCCAGCCCCCCTACCGACAACCTTCGGAAGGATACGTCGAAAACCAAGCAGGTGCACTTCTGGACAAGTGGCACC
- a CDS encoding DNA-binding protein: protein MSAERQKLEWHLPAEFDVVAFRRDLLRWWKDNQRVFPWRQTRDPYRILVAEILLHRTRAEQVVSLYHRFLRRFPDVVRLAVADYQEVEDELRSAGLIWRVRLLYEMAKQIVEKHGGTLPEDSAQLQSLPGISHYIASAVRCFAWGYPEALLDTNTVRIVGRLFGLRITDGSRRSRLFRSVLNRLLDKECPRDFNFALIDLGATVCRSRNPACLSCPVRMYCSSGMSTVSIQEEHGSHARDVCH, encoded by the coding sequence TTGAGTGCAGAGAGACAGAAACTAGAGTGGCACCTCCCTGCGGAATTCGACGTCGTCGCCTTCCGCCGCGATCTGCTCAGATGGTGGAAGGATAATCAGCGAGTTTTTCCGTGGAGGCAGACTCGCGACCCGTATAGAATACTTGTTGCTGAAATCCTGCTGCACAGAACCCGTGCAGAGCAGGTAGTTTCTCTGTATCATCGCTTTCTGCGCAGGTTTCCAGATGTTGTACGACTGGCTGTCGCAGACTACCAAGAAGTTGAGGATGAGCTTCGGTCAGCCGGGCTGATCTGGAGAGTACGGTTGCTGTACGAGATGGCAAAGCAAATTGTGGAAAAGCACGGAGGCACTTTGCCTGAAGACAGTGCACAGTTACAATCGCTGCCAGGCATAAGCCACTATATTGCCTCAGCGGTAAGGTGTTTTGCATGGGGATACCCTGAGGCTCTCCTTGATACGAACACCGTCAGGATTGTTGGGAGATTGTTTGGTCTGCGGATTACCGATGGTTCAAGGCGCAGCAGGCTGTTTCGGAGTGTGCTGAACCGCCTTCTGGATAAAGAGTGTCCCAGAGACTTCAACTTTGCGCTCATCGACTTGGGAGCAACGGTGTGTAGAAGTCGCAATCCAGCGTGTCTATCGTGTCCGGTTCGAATGTACTGTTCTTCTGGCATGAGTACAGTTTCAATACAGGAGGAACACGGCAGTCATGCGAGAGATGTTTGTCACTGA